In Dermacentor albipictus isolate Rhodes 1998 colony chromosome 6, USDA_Dalb.pri_finalv2, whole genome shotgun sequence, the following proteins share a genomic window:
- the LOC139046725 gene encoding protein snail-like → MLNGGNQECVLITVKREPPSFETSDNDPDVKVSQPGQPNATTALRSAKQEHITDAWQMETSDQGYIYMCHLCPERICSLEELQLHLQSHYLCQNMVPAAEISDASHEEFLLETRLGVVEQGVVLPEVQHIASGSCSGESIEPVPMEQHAVTGTLSDEFSIDSSTAWNIECSCHQCQAKFPSTESLQAHLCAEGQSCHLPKSSLCPTTFSEQSPLAVHMRSHCDQSSDYKCPVCPVVCSCVEAPTVRPKRHLKGRKKEWMLDIPRCLFQCHLCPKTFDTRKELREHKSDHARV, encoded by the exons ATGCTCAATGGCGGCAACCAGGAGTGCG TCTTGATCACTGTGAAGCGAGAGCCTCCGTCATTTGAAACAAGTGACAATGACCCTGATGTGAAAGTATCACAGCCTGGACAGCCTAATG CAACCACCGCCCTCAGGTCAGCAAAACAAGAACACATTACGGATGCATGGCAAATGGAAACGAGTGACCAGGGTTATATCTACATGTGCCACCTCTGTCCAGAACGCATTTGTTCACTGGAAGAGCTGCAGCTTCACTTGCAAAGTCATTACCTCTGCCAGAACATGGTGCCTGCTGCAGAGATCTCGGATGCATCTCATGAAGAGTTTCTGCTCGAAACCAGGCTAGGGGTAGTCGAGCAAGGTGTGGTCCTCCCCGAGGTGCAGCATATAGCATCTGGAAGTTGCAGTGGAGAGTCCATCGAGCCTGTTCCAATGGAACAGCATGCTGTTACTGGAACACTAAGCGATGAGTTCAGCATTGACAGCTCCACAGCCTGGAATATTGAGTGCAGCTGCCACCAGTGTCAGGCTAAGTTTCCTTCAACGGAGTCGCTGCAGGCACACCTCTGCGCTGAAGGCCAGTCATGCCACTTGCCCAAGAGTAGTCTGTGCCCTACTACGTTTAGCGAGCAAAGCCCTTTGGCAGTCCACATGAGAAGTCACTGTGACCAATCGTCCGACTACAAGTGCCCCGTCTGTCCTGTGGTGTGTTCGTGCGTGGAAGCGCCGACGGTGCGCCCCAAGCGTCATCTCAAGGGCCGCAAGAAAGAGTGGATGCTTGACATTCCTAGATGCCTCTTTCAGTGCCATCTGTGTCCCAAGACATTTGACACTAGGAAGGAACTGCGTGAGCACAAATCGGATCATGCCCGAGTGTAG